One region of Lactobacillus johnsonii genomic DNA includes:
- a CDS encoding Rib/alpha-like domain-containing protein produces the protein MMRKVKKKNIITSLGAAAMLASLSVGGTAFAASTTSADSSTATTDQAKTYQTQLEEHKNLQAYTNPLTVQALTTTKGVLPDATSGISNWSQVPAGTVAAWDNKPEVNKAGTSYGTVYVTFPDGSRSRLAVYVTVKDSAASQSSENTTTTSSDKNSSAAGTSKSTAKSSQVESEAKTSAKDADNDTEKSTTVEKTDKDQAAKSSSKANEDVVIKDLGSTTVTEKNVSVVSNSKDKNKSSNPISVATRLPETVAKATNPFVIICGALIAAVSGAVIWSKKLKKRN, from the coding sequence ATGATGAGAAAAGTTAAGAAGAAAAATATCATTACAAGTTTAGGTGCAGCTGCAATGTTAGCATCTTTGAGTGTAGGTGGAACTGCTTTTGCAGCAAGTACTACAAGTGCTGATAGTAGCACCGCAACTACTGATCAAGCCAAGACTTATCAAACTCAACTTGAAGAACATAAGAATTTACAAGCTTATACTAACCCATTAACTGTACAAGCTTTAACTACTACTAAGGGTGTTTTACCCGATGCAACAAGTGGAATTTCTAATTGGAGTCAGGTTCCAGCTGGAACAGTAGCTGCTTGGGATAATAAGCCTGAAGTTAATAAGGCCGGAACTAGTTACGGAACAGTCTATGTTACTTTCCCAGATGGATCTAGATCACGATTAGCAGTTTACGTAACAGTTAAAGATAGTGCAGCTAGTCAAAGTAGTGAAAATACAACTACTACTTCTTCAGATAAAAACTCTTCAGCTGCAGGAACATCAAAGTCAACTGCTAAGAGCTCACAAGTAGAAAGTGAAGCTAAGACTTCTGCAAAAGACGCTGATAACGATACTGAAAAGTCAACTACTGTTGAGAAAACTGATAAAGACCAAGCAGCAAAATCCAGTTCTAAAGCTAACGAAGATGTAGTTATAAAGGATCTAGGATCAACTACTGTTACTGAAAAAAATGTTAGTGTTGTAAGTAACTCAAAGGATAAGAATAAGAGTTCAAATCCAATTTCTGTTGCTACTCGCTTACCAGAAACTGTGGCTAAGGCTACTAATCCATTTGTAATAATTTGCGGTGCATTAATTGCAGCTGTAAGTGGTGCAGTGATTTGGAGTAAAAAATTAAAAAAGAGAAATTAA
- a CDS encoding Cof-type HAD-IIB family hydrolase has translation MSIKLVAIDLDGTLLNDSGKILPKSIQSLQAIKKLGVKVVLTTGRPLVSVKPFLDELGLDNPDDQYVITFNGSIIENTKGKVIKRKVFDFQTFVDFELWAERHQLYNQLETQKSLYTTSNFIPIDAAHESWKNKLPMKITTLHNLIDSPKKPEMLKIMTVADKAKLDQIQKNLPEVFTEKLSPIRSEPVYLDFAAPNVDKGWALKELTEYLHLLPSEVMAFGNADNDIPMVKFAGVGVAMEKSTPNLLKAANFITGSNNHSGITDAIEKFILKN, from the coding sequence ATGAGCATTAAATTAGTAGCAATTGATTTAGATGGTACTTTACTTAATGATTCAGGGAAAATATTACCTAAATCAATTCAATCATTACAAGCTATTAAAAAATTAGGTGTTAAGGTAGTACTCACTACTGGTCGTCCACTAGTAAGTGTTAAACCTTTCCTAGATGAATTAGGATTAGATAATCCAGACGACCAATACGTAATTACTTTTAATGGATCAATTATAGAAAATACTAAAGGCAAAGTAATTAAGCGAAAAGTCTTTGATTTTCAGACCTTTGTAGATTTCGAATTATGGGCTGAAAGACATCAGCTTTACAATCAATTGGAAACTCAAAAGTCCTTATATACAACAAGCAATTTTATTCCAATCGATGCTGCTCATGAATCATGGAAAAACAAATTACCCATGAAAATAACTACTTTGCACAATTTAATTGATTCACCTAAAAAGCCAGAAATGCTGAAAATCATGACTGTTGCAGATAAAGCAAAATTAGATCAAATCCAAAAAAATCTTCCAGAAGTATTTACAGAAAAACTAAGTCCAATTCGCTCGGAGCCTGTATATTTAGACTTTGCGGCACCTAATGTTGATAAAGGATGGGCATTAAAAGAATTAACAGAGTATCTACACCTATTACCAAGTGAAGTTATGGCATTCGGTAATGCGGATAATGATATACCAATGGTGAAATTTGCAGGAGTCGGAGTAGCCATGGAAAAATCCACTCCCAATTTGTTAAAAGCTGCAAACTTTATTACTGGTAGCAACAATCATTCTGGCATTACAGATGCAATAGAAAAATTTATTTTAAAGAATTAG
- a CDS encoding DeoR/GlpR family DNA-binding transcription regulator, whose translation MTMKKQERQDQIILLLNRTGFMTSKALAKQIGVTPMTIRRDISELSQQNKLIKIYGGAKSLNNSMTVEFSTSQKMKINIDLKQEIGQKLADIIEDGSTVYLGAGTTLLYSLPFLVKKKLTFVTNSFISFSKLATSGTDCRVLSTGGELHKNTGEFLGQIAERTFDGLNLDYALCSTNGIRDNDVTTSSEDEGRIQNVAINHATKALIVADHTKLGRSDMITFRNLNTFDGLVTDNEISAELRKEYSAYTKVW comes from the coding sequence ATGACAATGAAGAAGCAAGAAAGACAAGATCAAATTATCTTGTTGTTAAATCGAACGGGATTCATGACTTCTAAGGCATTAGCTAAACAAATCGGCGTAACACCTATGACTATCAGAAGAGATATTTCTGAATTATCTCAACAAAATAAGCTTATAAAAATATATGGTGGTGCAAAATCCTTAAATAACTCTATGACCGTTGAATTTTCAACTTCACAAAAAATGAAAATCAATATTGATTTAAAACAAGAGATCGGTCAAAAATTAGCAGATATTATTGAGGATGGCTCTACCGTTTACTTAGGTGCTGGCACTACTCTTCTATATTCACTTCCGTTTTTAGTTAAAAAGAAACTAACATTTGTTACTAACAGTTTTATATCATTTAGTAAGTTAGCTACTAGTGGAACTGATTGTAGAGTGCTTTCTACTGGTGGTGAATTACATAAAAATACTGGAGAATTTCTAGGGCAAATAGCTGAAAGGACATTTGATGGCTTAAATCTTGATTATGCACTTTGTTCCACTAATGGCATAAGAGACAACGATGTTACTACTAGCAGTGAAGATGAAGGCAGAATTCAAAACGTAGCTATCAATCATGCTACTAAAGCATTAATTGTTGCAGATCATACTAAATTGGGAAGATCAGATATGATTACTTTCAGGAATTTGAATACATTTGACGGTTTAGTAACTGATAATGAAATAAGTGCTGAATTGAGGAAAGAATATTCAGCTTATACGAAAGTGTGGTAA
- a CDS encoding site-specific integrase — translation MNFPYQRNFNEWCKSQNLAPQTITSINQSIFYFWNYFLKNSNLEPTISNVSSQDIRSFIDYLEQNQHKTISTLNKYVTHLKKYFSFLYNHQLVKKYLFTDLHGYTFDRTPHICIDWIKNLKEIISWSEISLTTKKVLILIAYGFDPKTFLDLTSSDIDAIKNPDYRAILTTNTDDNPLIFQTKTGKEISALTSLTRKIVPDKKVLNFDLTPGKLRLSYVYAQVNDPSLSDLQLMELLHCNRKSLTYYRNQLDKIKLAPFNPKRTA, via the coding sequence ATGAATTTTCCTTACCAAAGAAATTTTAATGAGTGGTGTAAAAGTCAAAATCTTGCTCCGCAAACAATTACTTCCATTAATCAATCAATTTTTTATTTTTGGAATTATTTTCTAAAAAATTCAAATTTGGAACCAACAATTTCCAATGTTTCTTCGCAAGATATTCGTTCATTCATTGATTATTTAGAGCAAAATCAACATAAGACAATCAGCACTCTCAATAAATATGTCACCCATTTGAAAAAGTACTTTTCTTTTCTCTACAATCATCAATTGGTTAAAAAATATCTTTTTACTGATCTTCATGGCTATACTTTCGATCGTACACCCCATATTTGTATTGACTGGATTAAAAACTTGAAAGAAATTATTTCTTGGTCAGAAATTAGTCTTACTACAAAAAAAGTATTAATTTTAATCGCATACGGGTTTGATCCTAAAACTTTTCTTGATCTAACTAGTAGCGATATCGATGCTATTAAAAATCCAGATTATCGTGCAATTTTGACTACTAATACTGATGACAATCCCTTAATTTTCCAAACCAAAACTGGCAAAGAAATCTCAGCTCTGACCTCTTTAACTAGAAAGATAGTTCCTGATAAAAAAGTTTTAAACTTTGATCTTACTCCGGGAAAACTTCGCTTGTCTTATGTTTATGCTCAAGTAAATGATCCAAGCTTATCTGATTTACAGCTAATGGAGCTATTACATTGCAATAGAAAAAGTTTAACTTATTATCGTAATCAATTAGATAAAATCAAACTTGCTCCCTTTAACCCAAAAAGGACGGCTTAA
- a CDS encoding DUF1828 domain-containing protein — MKNSEIELIEQNAMNWLKENIHFIKAGSDIEVATPLIGAYGDLVYCWIEKEDDYYRITDDGGTLFKLDPGQENMDLLEEAMDIVIGAGFEFDEETLEIYQVVDQGDIPATLNDLTQLQVALTYLAS; from the coding sequence ATGAAAAATTCTGAAATAGAGCTAATTGAGCAAAATGCTATGAATTGGTTAAAAGAAAATATTCATTTTATAAAAGCTGGCTCGGACATTGAGGTAGCCACCCCTCTAATTGGTGCATATGGGGACTTAGTATATTGCTGGATTGAAAAAGAAGATGATTACTACCGCATTACTGATGATGGGGGAACTTTATTTAAGCTTGATCCCGGTCAAGAAAATATGGATTTACTTGAAGAAGCAATGGATATTGTAATTGGAGCTGGTTTTGAATTTGATGAAGAGACTTTAGAAATTTACCAAGTGGTAGATCAAGGCGATATCCCAGCTACACTTAATGATCTGACTCAATTACAGGTTGCTTTGACTTATTTAGCCAGCTAA
- a CDS encoding histidine phosphatase family protein — protein sequence MKTIYLVRHGETYMNLYTKMQGWSDTPLTQRGIKGAKELGKELSKIPFDIAITSDLKRAHDTCNIIVKENINSKKLKVIPTPYFREQFYGYLEGLDSEMAWRMAGSPHGYQHSKDMFTNEKIDTIRNWCKDADPFKQAEDANEYWQRLNKGFKLISELKNVKNVLLVTHGFTIRSIVNKFAPEIDVHKDPRNSSFTRIELTTPQNIHVLDYDNQII from the coding sequence ATGAAAACAATATATTTAGTTCGTCATGGTGAAACTTACATGAACTTGTATACTAAAATGCAAGGATGGTCAGATACACCACTCACTCAACGTGGAATTAAAGGTGCTAAAGAATTAGGAAAAGAGTTATCAAAGATCCCCTTCGATATAGCTATCACAAGTGACCTTAAACGAGCACATGATACATGCAATATTATTGTGAAAGAAAATATAAACTCGAAAAAGCTCAAAGTCATTCCTACTCCTTATTTCCGTGAACAATTTTATGGTTATCTTGAAGGCTTAGATTCTGAAATGGCATGGCGTATGGCTGGCTCTCCACATGGTTACCAACATAGTAAAGATATGTTTACTAATGAGAAAATAGATACTATTAGAAATTGGTGCAAAGATGCGGATCCATTCAAGCAAGCAGAAGATGCAAATGAATATTGGCAGCGCTTGAACAAAGGATTTAAACTAATTTCCGAGTTAAAAAATGTTAAAAATGTATTATTGGTTACACATGGATTTACAATTAGAAGTATAGTAAACAAATTTGCACCTGAAATTGATGTACATAAAGATCCACGTAATTCTTCTTTTACTAGAATTGAATTAACTACTCCACAAAACATACATGTCCTAGATTATGATAATCAAATAATTTAG
- a CDS encoding NAD(P)H-binding protein produces the protein MTKIAILGAAGQIAQLVEPMLLKNTDAKMMLYLRHPNKLNQNKLTDREEVIKGDASNFNELKAALKDVDLVYANLAGSNIEEQAETVVKAMDANHIKRLIWISSLGIYDEVPGKFGEWNRNILGSYLTTYRAAADKITASDLDYTIIRPAWLTNKNEINYEKTIGANTPFKGTEVSRLSVADYVTKLIENPEKDVKANIGLDKEGTDGNKPAWY, from the coding sequence ATGACAAAAATTGCTATTTTAGGTGCTGCTGGTCAAATTGCTCAATTGGTTGAACCAATGCTATTGAAGAATACCGATGCAAAAATGATGCTATACTTACGTCATCCTAATAAATTAAATCAAAATAAACTTACTGACCGAGAAGAAGTAATCAAGGGTGATGCAAGTAACTTTAATGAATTGAAGGCTGCCTTAAAGGATGTAGATTTAGTCTACGCTAACTTAGCTGGAAGTAATATTGAAGAACAAGCAGAAACTGTAGTTAAAGCCATGGATGCTAATCATATTAAACGTTTGATATGGATTTCTTCTCTTGGAATTTATGATGAAGTACCTGGTAAATTCGGCGAATGGAATAGAAATATTTTGGGATCCTATTTAACAACTTACAGAGCTGCTGCAGATAAGATTACAGCTAGTGATTTAGACTACACAATTATTAGACCAGCATGGCTGACTAATAAAAATGAAATAAATTATGAAAAAACTATTGGTGCTAATACTCCATTTAAGGGTACTGAAGTTTCAAGATTAAGTGTTGCCGATTATGTAACTAAACTAATCGAAAATCCTGAAAAAGATGTAAAAGCGAATATTGGATTAGATAAGGAAGGTACTGATGGTAATAAGCCAGCATGGTATTAA
- a CDS encoding 1-phosphofructokinase family hexose kinase — protein sequence MIITITVNPSVDRLYHVSKLVPNTLNRVNLKKHMVGGKGFNAGRVSSLLGRKTIVFGFIGGENGNFIKKEAEKDKYSTWFIDTKVETRNCLQIIDDNDNKTEINENGLPIKHDYYDKLTNSLKGMLESKDIKAISLNGSLPQGCDYHYYIDLIKMIRDIKPECGIVLDTSGNILNQILDNGTLPDIIKPNEHEIAEYLNKPVTTDPKELMSDIQENAKLRAIPIIFVSLGAKGCLVKHNDNYFYAVQKPVKAINTEGSGDAMVGGILSAIDKDANIKEMIQFACAAGTANAMNIKTGYVDRKTFDELIPNIDISMLN from the coding sequence ATGATTATTACTATTACAGTTAACCCATCTGTAGATCGGCTATATCACGTGTCAAAATTAGTTCCTAATACACTAAATCGTGTAAATCTGAAAAAGCACATGGTTGGTGGTAAAGGTTTTAATGCGGGACGTGTTTCTTCCCTTCTTGGTAGAAAAACTATTGTTTTCGGCTTTATTGGCGGTGAAAACGGTAATTTTATCAAAAAAGAAGCTGAAAAGGACAAATACAGTACTTGGTTTATTGATACCAAAGTTGAAACACGCAATTGCTTGCAGATTATTGATGACAATGATAATAAAACGGAAATCAACGAAAATGGATTACCCATTAAACATGATTACTATGACAAATTAACCAATAGTCTTAAAGGAATGCTAGAAAGTAAGGACATTAAAGCTATTTCTTTAAATGGTTCTTTACCGCAAGGCTGTGATTATCATTATTATATTGATCTGATCAAGATGATTCGAGATATAAAGCCAGAATGTGGAATAGTGCTAGATACTTCTGGTAATATTCTCAATCAAATATTAGATAATGGCACCTTGCCTGATATTATCAAGCCGAATGAGCATGAAATTGCAGAATATTTAAACAAACCTGTGACAACTGATCCTAAGGAACTAATGTCTGATATTCAAGAAAACGCCAAACTTAGAGCCATTCCAATTATCTTTGTATCTCTTGGTGCAAAGGGATGCTTAGTAAAACACAATGATAACTATTTCTATGCTGTTCAAAAACCAGTTAAAGCCATTAATACCGAAGGCTCAGGGGATGCGATGGTTGGTGGTATTTTGTCAGCAATCGATAAAGATGCCAATATTAAAGAAATGATTCAATTTGCTTGTGCTGCAGGAACAGCTAACGCTATGAATATCAAAACTGGATACGTTGATCGCAAAACCTTTGACGAACTTATTCCTAATATTGATATTTCTATGCTTAATTAG
- a CDS encoding APC family permease — MTNKSSVPKKLSFISIYFLGINAVIGSGTFLLPSVIYRYMNLTAILVLLYTAVTVSMIALCYADLSSRFTQSGAAWLYSYNAFGRFSGYELGIFTWFLGCTTLSAEVVALLTILKSFLPIFKNNAVYISGVIFLILLFSIINFFGRSWVKIVNNISAAAKIITLLVFIIVGAFFIKKAHFTPVIPHAALTGVGPFFKHFGDAFTPIFYLFTGFSFIPIAAKQMNNPEKNIPRVLIAVMTSVTILDCLMLLVAIGLSGQKLGSYSNPLASALKTGVGQWGFAFMIVGMLISIFGVAFSASFNTPSLIASLATEHGMLPKWIGKKNKHDAPWVGIIFTAVLSGALATQSYLFLVSCTVLASFVQYVPSILAVIKFKHSNEYPTHGFSLPGKYTIPIIALIISCYMVTNFTPKTLLLGAVVAVIAAACYFFIDKDEKLEKEHEDFLAKLRRKN, encoded by the coding sequence ATGACTAATAAAAGTTCTGTACCTAAGAAACTCTCCTTTATATCAATTTATTTCTTAGGTATTAACGCGGTCATTGGATCAGGAACGTTCCTGCTACCTTCTGTAATTTATCGTTACATGAACTTAACAGCTATTCTTGTTCTTCTATATACTGCTGTCACCGTCAGCATGATTGCCCTGTGCTATGCTGACTTATCCAGCCGTTTCACACAATCCGGAGCCGCTTGGCTTTATTCATATAATGCTTTTGGGCGTTTCTCGGGTTATGAACTAGGTATTTTTACTTGGTTTTTAGGATGTACAACTCTTTCTGCTGAAGTAGTTGCTTTATTAACCATTCTAAAGAGTTTTCTACCTATTTTTAAAAACAATGCAGTCTACATTAGTGGAGTTATCTTCTTAATTTTACTGTTTTCAATTATTAATTTCTTTGGTAGATCTTGGGTAAAAATTGTTAATAATATTTCAGCTGCAGCTAAGATTATTACATTACTTGTCTTCATTATTGTGGGAGCCTTCTTTATTAAGAAAGCTCACTTTACTCCAGTAATTCCACATGCAGCTTTAACAGGTGTTGGACCATTCTTTAAGCATTTTGGGGATGCCTTCACACCAATTTTTTACTTATTTACTGGCTTTTCTTTTATTCCAATTGCTGCAAAGCAAATGAATAATCCAGAAAAGAATATTCCACGCGTTTTAATTGCAGTAATGACTAGTGTTACAATTCTTGATTGCTTGATGCTTTTAGTTGCAATTGGTTTAAGTGGACAAAAACTAGGAAGTTATTCTAATCCATTAGCTAGTGCTTTAAAGACTGGTGTTGGCCAATGGGGATTTGCTTTTATGATTGTCGGAATGTTAATTTCAATCTTTGGTGTTGCCTTTAGTGCTTCATTTAACACCCCTTCCCTAATTGCATCCCTTGCTACTGAACATGGGATGCTTCCTAAATGGATTGGTAAGAAAAATAAACATGATGCTCCTTGGGTAGGTATTATTTTTACCGCTGTTCTTTCAGGTGCATTAGCTACTCAAAGTTATCTATTCCTTGTTTCATGTACAGTTTTAGCATCCTTTGTTCAATATGTACCATCAATTTTAGCAGTTATTAAATTTAAGCACAGTAATGAATATCCAACACATGGTTTTTCACTACCCGGGAAATACACTATTCCAATTATTGCTTTAATTATTTCTTGTTATATGGTTACTAACTTTACACCTAAGACCCTACTCTTAGGTGCTGTAGTTGCAGTAATTGCGGCCGCTTGCTATTTCTTTATTGATAAGGATGAAAAGTTAGAAAAAGAACATGAGGATTTTCTAGCTAAATTAAGACGTAAAAACTAA
- a CDS encoding SPJ_0845 family protein yields the protein MGLTFEKNNQLEKMLDKFAILPDDPKKKKAQNSKDKEKNKEK from the coding sequence ATGGGTTTAACTTTTGAAAAAAATAATCAATTAGAAAAAATGCTTGATAAATTTGCTATCTTGCCAGATGATCCTAAAAAGAAAAAAGCTCAAAATAGCAAAGATAAGGAAAAAAATAAAGAGAAATAA
- a CDS encoding IS3-like element IS1223 family transposase (programmed frameshift), with protein sequence MTKYSTELKIEIVSKYLNHEDSIKGLAKQYNIHWTLIRRWVNKAKCQGLAALSVKHTKTTYSSDFRLNVVRYYLTHSIGVSKVAAKFNISDSQVYNWAKKFNEEGYAGLLPKQKGRPRKVPKKSKKTTKKLELSEKQKYEEKILKQEAELERLRVENLGLKKSGCPISTLSNKQKTQLIQDIRAKHHQIKLKVLFKVLKLNRKTYYDNVKNRINQADKYALVKEKIQEIYYGYEGQETYGYRPMWGALRDEGFKFSLETVRKLMRSLGIKTTIYHKNTGKYSSYKGNVGKKAPNILNQTFDETIPYKVLHTDVTEYKLTNGKKVYISPVVDEASLEILACAVSYSPEMKTIYNMLDELADNLPPGAAPILHSDQGFQYQNPGYQARLKKMNIIQSMSRKGNCHDNAPGETIFNLMKREKLNRLKIGSLEEMKEILKDYIYWFNNVRRSNKLKYTTPVKYRNRVLSNL encoded by the exons ATGACCAAATATTCGACTGAATTAAAAATTGAAATTGTTTCCAAATATTTAAATCATGAAGATTCAATAAAAGGTTTAGCTAAACAATATAATATTCATTGGACTCTTATTCGTAGGTGGGTTAATAAGGCTAAGTGTCAAGGTTTAGCTGCCTTATCTGTTAAACATACTAAAACTACTTATTCTTCTGACTTTAGGCTAAATGTGGTACGCTACTACTTAACACATTCTATTGGAGTTTCAAAGGTAGCGGCTAAGTTTAATATTAGTGATTCTCAAGTATACAATTGGGCTAAAAAGTTCAATGAAGAAGGATACGCTGGGCTGCTGCCTAAACAGAAAGGTCGGCCTAGGAAAGTGCCTAAAAAGAGTAAGAAGACAACTAAAAAGTTAGAACTTAGTGAAAAGCAAAAGTATGAAGAAAAAATTCTTAAGCAGGAAGCTGAATTAGAAAGACTTAGAGTGGAAAATCTTG GTCTTAAAAAAAGTGGCTGCCCGATATCCACGTTATCCAACAAACAAAAAACACAATTAATACAGGATATTCGGGCAAAACACCATCAAATTAAACTTAAGGTCTTATTTAAGGTGCTTAAATTAAATAGAAAGACTTACTATGACAATGTAAAAAATAGAATTAATCAAGCTGATAAGTATGCTTTAGTAAAAGAGAAGATTCAAGAAATCTATTATGGCTATGAAGGACAAGAAACATATGGTTATCGTCCTATGTGGGGAGCGTTAAGAGATGAAGGATTTAAATTTTCTCTAGAAACAGTACGTAAGTTAATGAGAAGTTTAGGAATAAAAACAACAATTTATCATAAAAATACTGGTAAATATAGTTCGTATAAGGGTAATGTAGGAAAGAAAGCACCAAATATCCTAAATCAAACTTTTGATGAAACTATCCCCTATAAAGTTCTTCATACCGATGTAACCGAATATAAACTAACTAACGGCAAGAAAGTTTATATTTCTCCTGTAGTAGATGAAGCTTCTTTGGAGATTCTAGCTTGTGCAGTAAGTTACTCTCCTGAAATGAAAACTATTTATAATATGCTAGATGAACTAGCAGATAATCTTCCACCAGGAGCTGCTCCTATCCTTCATTCAGATCAAGGCTTTCAATATCAGAATCCAGGCTATCAGGCTCGACTAAAGAAAATGAATATAATTCAAAGCATGTCCCGAAAAGGAAATTGTCATGATAATGCACCAGGAGAAACGATATTTAATCTAATGAAGAGAGAAAAACTGAATCGACTTAAGATTGGAAGTTTAGAAGAGATGAAGGAAATTCTGAAAGATTATATTTATTGGTTTAACAATGTTAGAAGATCAAACAAATTAAAATACACGACTCCTGTAAAATACAGAAATCGTGTATTATCAAATCTTTAA
- a CDS encoding 8-oxo-dGTP diphosphatase gives MKRTEAITLTNMCMIKDKDKILVLNRTDPVWPGLTFPGGHVESHEAFYDSVVREIKEETGLEIENPRLVGVKQFFDHNDDRYLVFFYVATKFTGTLKASDEGDLTWMTREEIEKAKLAYNFDHDLPIFFDEKLSEHILDGDRDQTY, from the coding sequence ATGAAAAGAACAGAAGCTATAACTTTAACTAATATGTGTATGATAAAAGATAAAGATAAAATTTTAGTTCTAAATAGGACTGATCCAGTTTGGCCTGGTTTAACTTTTCCGGGTGGCCACGTCGAATCTCATGAAGCTTTTTATGATTCAGTGGTTAGAGAAATAAAAGAAGAGACGGGATTAGAAATTGAGAATCCGCGTTTAGTTGGAGTAAAGCAATTTTTTGATCATAATGATGATCGCTATCTTGTATTTTTCTACGTAGCTACTAAGTTTACTGGTACATTAAAGGCTTCTGATGAAGGAGATTTAACTTGGATGACAAGGGAAGAAATAGAAAAAGCAAAATTAGCATATAATTTTGACCATGACTTACCAATCTTTTTCGATGAAAAGTTAAGTGAACATATTTTAGATGGAGATAGAGATCAAACTTATTAA
- a CDS encoding PTS sugar transporter subunit IIA, whose translation MQDMFNVDLIDLNASVSDEQELFDLVGTRVIEKGFANLGYISGLEKRELSYPTGLKFPEIPMALPHVDPKYIKKPFIYVIRNDKPINVKQMGDSADMQSSNFLFLGLKDGAKQPKLLAEIMAAFQNKQFVSAFLDADEKEAMYNLLTNKFAE comes from the coding sequence ATGCAAGACATGTTTAATGTTGATTTGATCGACTTAAATGCTTCTGTTTCAGATGAACAAGAATTGTTTGATTTAGTAGGTACTAGAGTGATCGAAAAGGGCTTTGCTAATTTAGGTTATATATCTGGATTGGAAAAGCGTGAACTTTCATATCCAACTGGTTTGAAGTTCCCAGAGATTCCGATGGCTTTGCCACACGTAGATCCAAAGTATATTAAGAAACCATTTATTTATGTAATCCGCAATGATAAGCCGATTAATGTAAAACAAATGGGGGATTCAGCAGACATGCAATCTTCTAATTTCTTATTTTTAGGTCTTAAAGACGGTGCCAAGCAGCCAAAGTTGTTAGCTGAAATTATGGCTGCTTTTCAAAATAAGCAATTTGTAAGCGCATTCCTTGATGCTGATGAAAAAGAAGCAATGTACAACTTGCTTACCAATAAATTCGCAGAATAG